The proteins below are encoded in one region of Paralysiella testudinis:
- a CDS encoding gamma-butyrobetaine hydroxylase-like domain-containing protein, with protein sequence MNHPLPDEIRLPGDKTALLLRYGNADYHLSAELLRVYSPSAEVRGHGVGQEVLQTGKRQVRITELEPAGNYALKITFSDGHDSGLFDWDYLYHLATAQDTLWQDYLQRLQQAGASRDL encoded by the coding sequence ATGAATCACCCCTTGCCCGATGAAATCCGCTTGCCGGGCGACAAAACCGCCTTGTTGTTGCGCTATGGCAATGCCGATTATCACTTGAGCGCCGAATTGCTGCGCGTGTATTCACCCAGTGCCGAAGTGCGCGGCCACGGCGTTGGCCAAGAAGTGCTGCAAACCGGCAAGCGGCAAGTGCGCATTACCGAGCTGGAGCCCGCGGGCAACTATGCTTTAAAAATCACCTTTAGCGACGGCCACGACAGCGGCCTGTTCGATTGGGATTACCTTTATCATCTGGCCACCGCACAAGATACCCTGTGGCAAGACTATTTACAGCGCTTGCAGCAGGCCGGTGCCAGCCGCGACCTTTAA
- the ubiE gene encoding bifunctional demethylmenaquinone methyltransferase/2-methoxy-6-polyprenyl-1,4-benzoquinol methylase UbiE, whose product MSDNKTHFGYQTVAENEKAAKVADVFHSVAKNYDIMNDVMSAGLHRVWKHFTINTAPLKKGDKVLDIAGGTGDLSRGWARRVGKEGEVWLTDINSSMLTVGRDRLLNEGTVLPVALCDAEKLPFPDNYFNLVSVAFGLRNMTHKDAALAEMYRVLKPGGTLLVLEFSKVFKPLAPVYDVYSFKLLPLMGKFIAKDADSYQYLAESIRMHPDQETLKQMMLTVGFDRVDYHNMSAGVVALHKGVKF is encoded by the coding sequence ATGAGTGACAACAAAACCCATTTCGGCTACCAAACCGTAGCCGAAAACGAAAAAGCCGCCAAAGTGGCGGATGTATTCCATTCGGTGGCCAAAAACTACGACATCATGAACGATGTGATGTCGGCCGGTTTACACCGCGTGTGGAAACATTTCACCATCAACACCGCGCCCTTGAAAAAAGGCGATAAGGTGCTGGATATTGCCGGCGGCACCGGCGATTTGTCGCGCGGCTGGGCGCGGCGCGTGGGCAAAGAAGGCGAAGTATGGCTCACCGACATCAATTCCTCCATGCTCACCGTGGGCCGCGACCGCTTGCTCAACGAAGGCACCGTATTGCCGGTGGCCTTGTGCGATGCCGAAAAACTGCCGTTTCCCGACAATTATTTCAATCTGGTGTCGGTGGCCTTCGGCTTGCGCAACATGACCCACAAAGACGCAGCCTTGGCCGAAATGTACCGCGTACTCAAACCGGGCGGCACCTTGCTGGTGTTGGAATTCTCTAAGGTATTCAAGCCGCTAGCGCCGGTATACGATGTGTATTCGTTTAAACTGCTGCCGCTGATGGGCAAGTTTATCGCCAAAGATGCCGACAGCTATCAATACCTTGCCGAATCCATCCGCATGCACCCGGATCAGGAAACCCTGAAGCAAATGATGTTGACCGTGGGCTTTGACCGTGTGGATTACCACAATATGAGCGCCGGAGTGGTGGCGCTGCATAAAGGGGTTAAGTTTTAA
- a CDS encoding vWA domain-containing protein has translation MQAAVMPSPTAPEIGLPVQNTEQYGQINTNPVHAVAQQPVSTFSIDVDTGSYANSRRFLNNGRLPPVNAVRVEELINYFDYSYPLPQGRAPFAVHTDTVDSPWQPHAKIIKIGIKAQDLALKELPPANLVFLVDVSGSMNESDKLPLVKQTLRLLTEQLRAQDKVTLITYASGEKLVLPPTSGSQKQTILRAINELQAGGATAGEQAIQLAYKEAEKAHIKNGINRILLATDGDFNVGITDFDTLKGMVAEKRKAGISLTTLGFGTGNYNEHLMEQLADAGDGNYSYIDNPNEAKKVLQHQLSSTLATVAQDVKIQVEFNPATVKEYRLVGYENRLLKQEDFNNDQVDAGDIGAGHSVTALYEIIPAGQPGWLGESRYQPAPPAATGKAGEYAHVNLRYKLPGNSTSILISQPVTASSKPLAQADADTRFAIAVAAYGQQLRGGQYNGKMGWNDIIRLAQQANKPDPYGLRNEFVELAKIAQSLSAGSTNSGE, from the coding sequence ATGCAAGCTGCGGTAATGCCGTCGCCCACGGCTCCCGAAATCGGGCTGCCGGTCCAAAACACTGAGCAATACGGCCAAATCAACACCAACCCTGTGCATGCCGTGGCGCAGCAGCCGGTGTCCACCTTCAGCATTGATGTCGACACCGGCAGCTATGCCAACAGCCGCCGCTTTCTCAACAATGGCCGCCTGCCGCCGGTGAATGCGGTGCGGGTGGAAGAGTTGATTAACTATTTCGACTACAGCTATCCACTGCCGCAAGGCCGCGCGCCTTTTGCAGTGCACACCGACACCGTGGATTCGCCGTGGCAGCCGCACGCCAAAATCATCAAAATCGGCATTAAAGCGCAAGATTTGGCGCTAAAAGAATTGCCGCCGGCCAATCTGGTGTTTTTGGTGGACGTATCCGGCAGCATGAATGAATCCGACAAGCTGCCGCTGGTGAAACAAACCCTGCGCCTGCTCACCGAGCAGCTGCGCGCGCAAGACAAAGTTACCCTCATCACCTATGCCAGCGGCGAAAAGCTGGTGCTGCCGCCCACTTCAGGCAGCCAAAAGCAAACCATTTTGCGCGCGATTAACGAATTACAGGCAGGGGGTGCCACCGCCGGCGAGCAAGCCATTCAGCTGGCCTATAAAGAAGCCGAAAAAGCCCATATTAAAAACGGCATCAACCGCATTTTGCTGGCCACCGATGGCGATTTCAACGTGGGCATCACCGATTTCGACACCCTTAAAGGCATGGTGGCAGAAAAGCGCAAAGCGGGCATTTCCCTCACCACCTTGGGCTTTGGCACCGGCAATTACAATGAGCACTTGATGGAGCAGCTGGCCGATGCGGGCGATGGCAACTACAGCTATATCGACAACCCAAACGAAGCCAAAAAAGTGCTGCAACACCAGCTGTCGTCCACGCTGGCCACCGTGGCGCAAGACGTGAAAATCCAAGTGGAATTCAACCCCGCCACCGTGAAAGAATACCGCTTGGTAGGCTATGAAAACCGCCTGCTCAAGCAAGAAGATTTCAATAACGACCAAGTGGATGCCGGCGACATCGGCGCCGGCCACAGCGTAACCGCCCTGTATGAAATCATCCCCGCCGGGCAGCCCGGCTGGCTGGGCGAATCACGCTACCAGCCCGCCCCGCCAGCAGCCACAGGCAAGGCCGGTGAATACGCCCATGTGAACTTGCGCTACAAACTGCCGGGCAACAGCACCAGCATCCTTATCAGCCAGCCCGTGACCGCCAGCAGCAAACCCTTGGCTCAAGCCGATGCCGACACCCGCTTTGCCATCGCCGTGGCCGCCTACGGCCAGCAGCTGCGCGGCGGCCAATACAATGGCAAAATGGGCTGGAACGACATTATCCGCCTCGCTCAGCAAGCCAATAAGCCCGACCCCTACGGCTTACGCAACGAATTTGTCGAACTGGCCAAAATCGCCCAGAGCCTGAGCGCCGGTAGCACAAACAGCGGCGAATAA